tctcctcgccttcgtctcctcgccttcgtctcctcgccttcgtctcctcgccttcgtctcctcgccttcgtctcctcgccttcgtctcctcgccttcgtctcctcgccttcgtctcctcgccttcgtctcctcgccttcgtctcctcgccttcgtctcctcgccttcgtctcctcgccttcgtctcctcgccttcgtctcctcgccttcgtctcctcgccttcgtctcctcgccttcgtctcctcgccttcgtctcctcgccttcgtctcctcgccttcgtctcctcgccttcgtctcctcgccttcgtctcctcgccttcgtctcctcgccttcgtctcctcgccttcgtctcctcgccttcgtctcctcgccttcgtctcctcgccttcgtctcctcgccttcgtctcctcgccttcgtctcctcgccttcgtctcctcgccttcgtctcctcgccttcgtctcctcgccttcgtctcctcgccttcgtctcctcgccttcgtctcctcgccttcgtctcctcgccttcgtctcctcgccttcgtctcctcgccttcgtctcctcgccttcgtctcctcgccttcgtctcctcgccttcgtctcctcgccttcgtctcctcgccttcgtctcctcgccttcgtctcctcgccttcgtctcctcgccttcgtctcctcgccttcgtctcctcgccttcgtctcctcgccttcgtctcctcgccttcgtctcctcgccttcgtctcctcgccttcgtctcctcgccttcgtctcctcgccttcgtctcctcgccttcgtctcctcgccttcgtctcctcgccttcgtctcctcgccttcgtctcctcgccttcgtctcctcgccttcgtctcctcgccttcgtctcctcgccttcgtctcctcgccttcgtctcctcgccttcgtctcctcgccttcgtctcctcgccttcgtctcctcgccttcgtctcctcgccttcgtctcctcgccttcgtctcctcgccttcgtctcctcgccttcgtctcctcgccttcgtctcctcgccttcgtctcctcgccttcgtctcctcgccttcgtctcctcgccttcgtctcctcgccttcgtctcctcgccttcgtctcctcgccttcgtctcctcgccttcgtctcctcgccttcgtctcctcgccttcgtctcctcgccttcgtctcctcgccttcgtctcctcgccttcgtctcctcgccttcgtctcctcgccttcgtctcctcgccttcgtctcctcgccttcgtctcctcgccttcgtctcctcgccttcgtctcctcgccttcgtctcctcgccttcgtctcctcgccttcgtctcctcgccttcgtctcctcgccttcgtctcctcgccttcgtctcctcgccttcgtctcctcgccttcgtctcctcgccttcgtctcctcgccttcgtctcctcgccttcgtctcctcgccttcgtctcctcgccttcgtctcctcgccttcgtctcctcgccttcgtctcctcgccttcgtctcctcgccttcgtctcctcgccttcgtctcctcgccttcgtctcctcgccttcgtctcctcgccttcgtctcctcgccttcgtctcctcgccttcgtctcctcgccttcgcgtttgagacagtctgtcctttctctccctatctgcctcctttttcctcttcttctttcctccgtgtgcgtgcctgaaggccgacccacgcgttcgcacgcgtagttggtgacggggtaacgcgtaattccccgccctgggtagacaagtaaggcacacacgtaccccctggtaaaggccaggcccagggaggggtgattgcctgagctgacgtCTTCCGACCATGcggattggtccctccgtccgttcctcgggaggtgtgacctgaggtgtaaacattcacctaaggcaggagtgccctctgagagggtccccacaaggaaggagcgcgccatcggtgacgctggcaatcatgggggattcctccgcaatggatttctcttcttctctctcaacttctgcccaaaaacagaaacttgaccagccaccagtgacaaaagtactgccacctgccccaaagttcctcgtagtttctcgatctgaggacggaaaggatttttcatctgtcaaccctttagttatccagaagggcgtagatgccatagccagaTCTGTCAAGGCTTGTAtcaggatgcgtaacggtaccttgttactagaaactgggAGTGCCTTTCAGGCagaaaaactgcttcgggccacactcctgtacacgttccctgtccgggtggaggctcaccacactttgaattcgttgcgtggtgtggtatatactagaacactcgacggattgactgacgaggagattcagtccttcctcgctgagcagggcatgacggctgtccgtagggtcatgaaaaaggtcaacaatgaccttgtaccgacccggacacttttcttaacctttgatagtgttcactgCCGTCGcggcatcaaagcgggctacgcgGTTGTTtttgttcgcccctatgtcccgtcACCTACGCGcttctaccagtgtcagcgttttaatcacactcgccagtcttgttctaatgcggttaaaggtgtcacttgtggcagagatgcccatgagggtgactgtccacctccgtctcctcattgtgtgagctgtcagggtgaccatgcagcgtcctcccacgACTGCCCCATCTACACGGAAggcgctgtatacaggaaattcgcgtcaaagagaaagtgtccacctcggctgctcgcaagctatttgctagtaggaagcccacgctgctcccagcggggaaatacagtactgtcctcgactcgactcgcctcgcctctcctcggactaccagggaggtggcgacgcagacatgcgatctgaccttcagcaccacggtcgtccgttcggccagtgctaagatcgcgcggtcgacgtctcctcttcctcccatcaccccacagacacaagccccttcatcagcttctgctaagacgaagacccagaagtcagatgcacgggccttgaaGAATGAACCGTCCCGTGCaaacttcctacgtacctcgacctcccagccatcgaccagtacttccaccaaacgaccttccaagaaggctcataggaagcacagttctccttctccgccacggcgcatttcttctcctgcgccacccagcggttgccgccccaggccgtcatccgtttcgcctggccgcaccgctggtagccgcacatctggccgttcaccggcggagaaagcgccccctcccggccatcttaacgatatggccgatgaacctattgaaccaatggacgatgactctccgcctattgatagcggcggcagtgctcgctcgaagccaagcCCtcggcggccttcgaggtgaccgcttcttgcttctcctttttctttttcttctcctgaTGGCACTTCTTCTTAAGTTACTGCTTAAAGTTACTGCTACGCTTGtactgtccgctcgtcgtagccctccaggaaacgaagctacgcccatgcgatcaaattgactAGGGACACTGTGCCCCTGTATGTTTTGACctacccctgtggcaggtattccggctcatggaggggttatgttgctggtccgggatgatatttactacgatcccgtcacattgcacaccggcctgcaggcagttgccgtccgaaatactttccccacttttacattttccatttgtaccgttttcaCTCCATCGTCATcagccgttaccagggcagacatgatgcaaattattgctcagctacctgcaccatttttgttaactggagaatTTAATGCCCACCACCCCCTTTGGGGCTCTTTAGCATACTGcctgaggggctccctgttagcagaccttttcaaccagctcaatcttgtctgcctcaatactggcgcccctacttttcttttggacacatctcacacctattcccatttagacctctctatatgttctacccaacttgcacgccggtttgagtggtatgaaCTTTCTGATACGTATTCAAGCAACCACTTCCCTGCGTCATACCcactctccgtgctcaactagttgcaACATCTCCAAAGCacactgggggctcttctcttccagggcgacctttcaggatcaaaccttcgcaagctgcgatagtcaggtcgcacacctcacggaagtcattctcactgttgctgaatattccatcccttacactacttcttctccacgtcgcgtaccggtcccctggtggaccgcagcatgtagagacgctttacgtgctcgtcgacgtactttacgcacctttaaacgccaccctaagGAGGCGAATTGTGTCAATTATAaatgattacgtgcgcagtgtcgtcgtgttattaaagaaagcaagaaagccagctgggctgctttcacaagcaccttcaacagttttactcctgttgtctggggtagcctgcgccggctatctggcactaaggtccactcaccagtttctggcttgacggtcgcgaatgacgtccttgtggcctctgaggatgtctccaatgccttcggccgctttttcgcagaggtttcgagctccgctcattaccaccctgccttcgtcccccgaaaacaggcagaggaggctaggccacctaacttccgctcctcgaatcatgaaagttataatgcaccattcaccatgcgggaactcgaaaacgcacttgcctggtcacggtcctccgctccagggcctgattctattcatattcagatgctgaagaaccttcctcctgcgggtaaaggtttccttcttcgtacttacaatcgcatctggattgagggacatgttcccacatgctggcgcgagtctattgtcccgattcctaagccggggaaggacaagcacttgccttccagttatcgacccatctcgcttatcagctgtgtctgtaaagtgatggagcgaatggttcactctcgtttggtttggctgctcgagtctcgacacctccttaccaatgtacaatgtggatttcgtaggggccgctctgctgttgaccatgtggttaccttgtcgaccttcattatgaataacttcttgcggaagcgcccgaccgcggctgtgttctttgacttggagaaggcttacgacacctgttggagggcgggcattctccgcaccaccACCAtgcttaagatcctactcgccggtcatcttcagtcttcaggaaacaaagctgcgtccccatgaccgctttgttctccctcattttcagtccgtccgatatgatctcccctctgttgaaggctctccagcccatggaggactcatgattcttctccatgataccctccattatcacccaatccccttaaacacttccttccaagctgtcgccgtccgtctttccctttccggatacacgttctctctttgtactgtatacattccatcgtccacaccaatggcacgagctgatctccttcatcttcttggtcagcttccacccccctatttgctggttggggacttcaatgcccaccacccactttggggatctccacatccttgtccacgtggctccatattgctagacgtcttccaccaagcggatctagtttgcctcaacactggggtccccacatttttgtctgcctccacgacaaatttatctcatttggaccttgcggtcggtactgttccgctagctcggcgcttcgaatggttcgcccttgatgatacacactcgagtgaccactttccatgtgtccttagactgcagcctcaactgccatatatgcgcccgcgacgctggaagtttgcccaagccgattggacacttttttcgtctctcgcgacattcgatgaccgtcgctttcccaacgtcgacgatgaggtcacacatattaccgacgttatccttacagctgcggaacgttcaataccacgcacctccgaattgccccggcgccccccagttccttggtggaactaggcatgccgtgatgcaatacgtgagcggcggcgtgctcttcgcattttccgtcaccatcctactttggccaactgtatccgctataagcagctccgtgcgcgatgccgtcgcgtcatccacgatagcaagaagggaagctggaaattctttattagctcatttaacaccttcactccctcctcggaagtttggagtcggcttcgacggttctcaggcgcgcctagtttctccccggtctctgggctcactgtcgcgcatgataccttagtggaccccgtcgcaatttctaactcgtttggtcagcactttgctgagatttcgagctcttcaaattacccgccagcgtttctcccgaagaaacgtgcagcggaagtgcgacctcttgctttctcctctcaaaatcacgaaagctacaatactgttttctccatgcgggaactccaacatgccctctcatcttctcgctcctccgccccaggaccggatggtatccatgtccaaatgttgctgcatttatcaacccctagtctgcgttacctccttcgcctatataatcgaatttggaccgacagtacctttcccaaacggtggcggaaagctatcgtcgttcctgttccaaaacctggaaaggacaaacatctcccctctagctatcgccccatttctctcacgagtagtgtctgtaaggttttggagcgtatggtgaattgccggttagcttggtggctggaatcccgcagtctttcaacaccagcccaatgcggatttcggaagcatcgttctgcagttgaccatcttgttgctctctccacttatatcatgaacaattttctccggaaacgccaaacggtagcaatatttttcgatctggagagagcatacgatacctgttggaggacaggcatcctccgcacactgttctcttggggctttcgaggccggctgcccctttttcttcgcgaatttatggcagagcgcactttcagggtgcgggtgaacactactctctcccgtactttctcccaagaaaacggggtaccccagggatccgtgctgagtgttgtactgtttgccatcgccataaatccaattatggattgtctccttcctgatgtctcgggctccctctttgtggacgattttgcgatctactacagctctcaacggaccagccttcttgaacgacgtcttcaaggatgtctcgatcgcctccactcgtggagcatcgaaaccggcttccgtttctcacccagtaagaccgtttgtgtcaatttttggcgacgtaaggagtttcttccgccctccttacatctaggtcctgtcaaccttccgttttcagacgtcgctaaattcttgggtcttatgtttgacagaaaactgtgctggtcctcccacgtttcctatctttcggctcgctgtctgcgatcgcttaacaccctccgtgtcctgaatggtacctcctggggagcggaccgagtggtccttctccgcctctatcgcgccttagtgcgctcaaaattggattacggaagcatagtctactcctctgctcggccgtctattcttcggcgtctcgactctatccaccaccgtggattacgtttagtgtctggagctttttacactagccctgtggaaagcctttatgctgaggctgctgaacctccgctgtccaatcggcgagcagtcctcctgagtcgttatgctagccatctgtcttccatgcctgctaatccagcccatgacctttttttcgacgcctcctttgatgtagggtatgcaggccgctcctcctccctactacccccgggagtccgcttccgtcaattgctccattctctttcctgccgctttccgaaaaccttcttgacaacttggggtacagcaccgccttggctccgtccccggatctgcctgctccgtgacctttgtcaatttcccaaggatggtacccctacacttgtttatcgtcgggcatttgctgctctatgtgcacaaatgacggacgccacgtttatttacaccgacggctcgaaaacatcattaggtgtagggagtgcctatattgttggcgacaccccaaatcgctttagacttcccgaccagtgttcggtttatactgcggagctttacgctgttctccaggctgtccactacatccgccgccatcagcggatacagtacgttatctgctcagattctctcagctctctcctcagtctccaagctctttaccctgtgcaccctctggtccaccggattcaggactgtctgcgcttgctccacctggggggcgtctcggtggcgttcctctggctcccgggacacgctggtatctgtgggaatgaggcggccgatatggcggccaaggctgcagtctctcttcctcggccagctattcagtcgcttcccttcaccgatctacggagcggtttatgtcgccaagttgctcatttatggcatgcgcattggtcaacacttccccgtaataaattgcgggaagtgaaagcccttccttgcgcttggacctcttcctcccgaacgcgtcgtcgggaggaggtaattttagctagactccggatagggcactgtctttttagccatagacatcttttaagcggtgatcctcctccactctgtccccactgctctcagccgtgaacggtcagacaccttttaattgaatgcccctattttaatccgttacgctcccgtctacagctatcgcctgatctatcgtcgagtttagcagatgacacgcgctcagccgaccgcgttctccagtttattagtgacagtgaaatgacgtcagtcatttgaagtttttttttggggacaaccaccccctgtctgtagtggatttttaagcattctttctacttttagtttctccaattttatgagtttgttcccattgctgctggttttcaatttcggttttttactgtcttaagtcacgggctgggcgctaatgaccatagaagttttgcgccctaaaaccacaaaaaaaaagaaaagaaatctccgcaccatgcatacatgaggCTTACGCGGTCGCCTCGCTCTTTTTATTCGTGCCTTTTTAATGGACCGACAGTTCagagtacgtgtgggttctgtcctgtccgacgcctttcgccaggaaaatggggtgccacaaggctcagttttgagcgtcgctctcttcaccatagcgatcaatccaataatggattgccttccagctgatgtatcaggctcccttttcgtggacgattttaccatctatgcagcgcgcagcgtacatgtttcctggagcgctgtcttcagcgttgtcttgacagtctttactcctggagtgtcgccaatggcttccgtttttctgccgagaagacagtctgtattaacttctggcgctacaaagagtttctcccaccgtccttacgactcggtcccgttgctctcccattcgtggagacaacaaaatttttaggtcttacatttgacaggaaacttagctggtctccacatgtcatatttggctgcccgttgtacccgttctctaaatgtcctccgtgttctcagttgtatgtcgtggggagcggatcgaaccgtcctacttcgtctatatcggtcgatcgtccgctccaagctggattatgggagcttcgtatactcctctgcacggccatccatcttacgccgcctcaactccatacaaaatCGGGGTTTACGTCTAGCgttcggagcgttttatactagtcccgtcgagagtcttcatgccgaAGCCGGTGAATTGtcactaacctaccggcgcgatacactgctttgtcggtatgcctgtcggctgttgtcaatgcccgaccacccgtcctatcgttccttttttgacgactctcccGACCGTCAAtaagggttgtatgtctctgccctgctaccccctggagtccgctttcgtcgcctccttcagcaccttgatttttcactgcctccaaccCTTCGAGTGGGCGacagccaaacgccaccttggttccaggctcaggttcgcgttcaccttgacctcagctcgctcccaaaggaggttacccccagttcggtataccgctcccgttttgtcgaacttcgttcgaagttgattaatatgaccttcatttatacagacagctctaagaccaatgacggtgtcgggtgttcttttattgttggggcacacagtttcaaataccggccccatggccattgttcggtcttcacagctgagctatttgccctctaccaggctgttctttacatctgccgccaccgacattctgcttatgtcatctgctccgattccctgatcGCCATCCAgtgcctcagtgatccgtatccggttcaccctttcgtgcactggatccaacgctctcttccccccctgcgggttcgggtgatagaataggcccgcggtattcctgcctgtcgtaagaggcgactacaaggagtccatccccctcacgggggtagttagcgcctgcgtccggagacggacggttccttgacctataattgtggtctttttggtttttcacttctcgtctcttccttcctttggttggttgctttctttgttcttctccatctcactgtcttccttactctttcccttgccttcttctccttgccttcttctccttgccttctctggtctccgcctcggcgtttgagacagtctgtcctctctctcttccttttcctcttcttccttcctccctgtgcgcgcctgaaggccgacccacgcgttcgcacgcgtagccggtgagggggtaacgcgtaattccacgCCCTGGGTAGaaaagtaaggcacgcacgtaccccctggtaaaggccaggcccagggaggggtgattgcctgagctgataccttctaaccatgccaattggtccctccgtctgtttctcgggaggtgtgacctgaggtgtaaacattcacctaaggcgggagtgccctctgagagggtccccataaggaaggagtgcgccatcggagacgctggcaatcatggaggattcctccgcaatggaattctcttcttctctctcgacttctgcccacaaacggaaacatgaccagccaccagtgacaaaggtactaccgcctgccccacagttcctcgtagtttctcgatctgaggatggaaaggatttttcctctgtcaaccctttcgttatccagaagggcgtagatgccatagctggtactgttaagtcttgtacaaggttgcgtaatggtaccttgctactagaaactgagagcgcctttcaggcacagaaactgcttcgagccacactcctgtacacgttccctgtccgggtggaggctcaccgaactttgaattcgtctcgtggtgtggtctatactagatctctcgacggattgactgacgaggagattcagtcgttcctcgctgagcagggcgtgacggctgtccgtagggtcatgaaaaaggtcaacaatgaccttgtaccgacccggacgcttttcttgacctttgatagtgttcagctgccatcgcgcatcaaagcggactacgaggttatttctgttcgcccctatgtcccgacacctacgcgctgctaccagtgtcagtgttttccccccagggggtccacaactcttttgtggatacgtgcgtagcgagcacgggaccccgagctaatgtggccttccttcctttccgggctgcataccttcccattccgcatccttccccatccctatcttcgcccctcctcccctcacctctggctctttccttccctttctccccatctgggagtatggtttgtgcctacgtccggagacggacgctcgtaaatgtactgcattcttcgtctttcttgcttttatgtcttcttccttcctttgtccttccctttgtccttccctttttccttacctcttctctttcccttttctccgctgcggcgtttgagacctctcttctttcctttccctttctctttcttcctccctgtgcgtgtctgaaggccgacccacgcccttcgtgcgtagccggtgacggggtaacgcgtaattccccgccccgggtagacaggtaggacacgtacgtaccccctggtaacggccaggcccagggaggggtgattacccgagctgataccttccgaaaatgccgattggtccctccgtccgtttgtcgggaggtttgacctgaggtgtgaacaatcacctaaggcgggagtgccctcagagagggcccccacaagggaggagcgcgccatcggagacgccggtaatcatggggattcttccgcaatggtttcctcaccttccactatgtctgctcacaaacgtaagtatactgagtctcagccacagacgattcttccatcgttgccacagttccttgttgtttctcggactgatgaaggtcacgacttctccacggtcaaccctttcattattcagaaaggtgtcgacgcaattgcaggtcctgtaaagtcttgtcccagattacggaatggcaccctgttgttagaaacacacagtgccctccaggcacaaaaattgctgcgtacttctctgctccacacctttcctatccgggtggaaccgcaccgaaccttaaattcctcgcgtggagtcgtttatacacgctcccttgatggattgtctgacgaagaaattcagcactatctgtctgaccagggcgtaacggcagttcatagagtaatgaaacgggttgacacgaacatcattccaacccgcactgtcttcttgacatttgacacagttcaactcgcatcgaaaatcaaagctgg
This genomic stretch from Schistocerca cancellata isolate TAMUIC-IGC-003103 chromosome 2, iqSchCanc2.1, whole genome shotgun sequence harbors:
- the LOC126156501 gene encoding trichohyalin-like, which encodes MDCTPDSSGEDDDGHQQNRRKRTGEATSGADEGFRKPLKKKISKQRPDADAVPTSNRYDVIQDGADDGQLPPQQQQGAQQQQGPERQEPLPAPQPERQEPLPAPQPEKQQPPPAAQPEKQQPPPAAQLEKQQPPPAAQLEKQQPPPAAQLEKQQPPPAAQLEKQQPPPAAQLEKQQPPPAAQLEKQQPPPAAQLEKQQPPPAAQLEKQQPPPAAQLEKQQPPPAAQLEKQQPPPAAQLEKQQPPPAAQRRRGDEGEETKARRRRRGDEGEETKARRRRRGDEGEETKARRRRRGDEGEETKARRRRRGDEGEETKARRRRRGDEGEETKARRRRRGDEGEETKARRRRRGDEGEETKARRRRRGDEGEETKARRRRRGDEGEETKARRRRRGDEGEETKARRRRRGDEGEETKARRRRRGDEGEETKARRRRRGDEGEETKARRRRRGDEGEETKARRRRRGDEGEETKARRRRRGDEGEETKARRRRRGDEGEETKARRRRRGDEGEETKARRRRRGDEGEETKARRRRRGDEGEETKARRRRRGDEGEETKARRRRRGDEGEETKARRRRRGDEGEETKARRRRRGDEGEETKARRRRRGDEGEETKARRRRRGDEGEETKARRRRRGDEGEETKARRRRRGDEGEETKARRRRRGDEGEETKARRRRRGDEGEETKARRRRRGDEGEETKARRRRRGDEGEETKARRRRRGDEGEETKARRRRRGDEGEETKARRRRRGDEGEETKARRRRRGDEGEETKARRRRRGDEGEETKARRRRRGDEGEETKARRRRRGDEGEETKARRRRRGDEGEETKARRRRRGDEGEETKARRRRRGDEGEETKARRRRRGDEGEETKARRRRRGDEGEETKARRRRRGDEGEETKARRRRRGDEGEETKARRRRRGDEGEETKARRRRRGDEGEETKVTQIDEC